The DNA segment ACCGTCGAGCACCGCGCGGTCGAGCGTGGAGCCGACGACCAGGGGGACGTCCTCGGGGATCCGGGCGGCCACGCCCGACGTCAGGTCGTCGAGCACGACGACCGTCTCGCCCGCCCGGCGCAGGGCACGTACGACATGGGCACCGATGTAGCCGGCACCACCCGTGATCAAGTAAGACATAGCGCCAATCCTAGGTCGGGGTCGGGAAACGCGGTCGGCGGGCGGGCACGGCTCAGCCGCGCAGCCGCCGGGCGGCGATCCGCCACACACTGCGCGGGCCGGACGCGACCCGCAGGGACAGGGCGCCGCCGGTCGTCGCATACGGCTGCACCAGCAGCACCGCATGCCGGCGGCTGGGCAGCACCCGGCGGCGCAGCCCCGGGCCCAGGGCCCGCAGCGAGGCACGGAAACCGGCCCCGTTCACGCAGCTGACCTGCGCCATCAGATCCCACGGCTCGGGATCGGCGCACTGCCGGCCGCCGCGCTCGGCCAGCGCCGCCAGATCCAGCACCACCTCGGCCGTCCAGCACGCCTGCGACCCGCCGGTGGCCGGGGCCGGGGTGAGGGCCGCGGTGTGCACCGGGCCGCGCCGGTCGTCCCGGCGGCGCCGCAGCTCGATGTCGATGCTCTCCGGCCCCGCCGCGGCCAGCCGCCCGTACAGATCGTGCACCCGCAGACGCAGCACACCGGGGCCGCCGACCGCCGGCTCCGCGTCTATGGTCACCGGCAGCCGGTGCATCGGCTTGGTGCCGATCGCGTCCAGCTCGACCTCCGGCAGGTCCGCCGACCACACCGCCCGGCCGTCGGCCTCCGCGTACGGCGGCAGCAGCCGGCCGGGCCGGGCCGCCAGCTGCGTCAGCCGCTCCAGGTCCCGCGGCGCCGGCGACGCCAGCACCACCCGGGCCAGCCAGCGCGCCGGGGCCCGCGCCGCCCGCAGATCGGTCTCGTCGAAACCCGCCAGGTAGGCGCGGGTCAGCCGCCACCACTCGGCGCGGTAGTCGGCGCCGCGGGTGTGCAGCTCGCGGACGTACATCCGCAGATCGTGGTCGAGGAACTTGGTGCCCGCGGCGTGCGCCAGCGACCTCTGCCCGGCGTCCCGGAAGATCTGCACACTCGCCCGGTGCGCCGCGATCCGCGCCTGCCAGTTGGCGACGTCGTTGCGGTCCAGCGAGATCGACTGCCGGGCCGCGGCCCGGCGCACATGCCAGATGTAGACCCGGTCCGGGATCGTCGCGACCCGGGGCGCGGCGGCCAGCACCCGCGCGGTGAACACGAAGTCCTCGTAGGTGAAACGGCCCTCGGGGAACGTGATGGCGTGCTTGTCGAG comes from the Streptomyces angustmyceticus genome and includes:
- a CDS encoding glycosyltransferase family 2 protein, which encodes MKEALDPLTGPTITPSAQVSIVVIAFNDAGHVCDAVRSALEQGPPGETVTEVIAVNDASTDGTGAALDALAHSEPRLRVIHRDTNSGGCGTPRNDGLRAATGRYVMFLDSDDVLPPGAARALLAAAAEHDAPVVAGACVRRELPARRDVPWQPALYREAAVYGSPEAGPQLVRDTLCVNKLYERAFLDKHAITFPEGRFTYEDFVFTARVLAAAPRVATIPDRVYIWHVRRAAARQSISLDRNDVANWQARIAAHRASVQIFRDAGQRSLAHAAGTKFLDHDLRMYVRELHTRGADYRAEWWRLTRAYLAGFDETDLRAARAPARWLARVVLASPAPRDLERLTQLAARPGRLLPPYAEADGRAVWSADLPEVELDAIGTKPMHRLPVTIDAEPAVGGPGVLRLRVHDLYGRLAAAGPESIDIELRRRRDDRRGPVHTAALTPAPATGGSQACWTAEVVLDLAALAERGGRQCADPEPWDLMAQVSCVNGAGFRASLRALGPGLRRRVLPSRRHAVLLVQPYATTGGALSLRVASGPRSVWRIAARRLRG